One Etheostoma spectabile isolate EspeVRDwgs_2016 chromosome 12, UIUC_Espe_1.0, whole genome shotgun sequence genomic window carries:
- the LOC116699325 gene encoding heterogeneous nuclear ribonucleoproteins C1/C2 isoform X4 produces the protein MAASNVTNKTDPRSLNSRVFIGNLNTLLVTKGDVEAIFSKYGKIVGCSIHKGYAFVQFANERNARSAVDGEDGRMIVGQVLDINLAGEPKPHRSKTGKRSAGDMYSSSSFELDYDFQRDYYDRMYSYPSRVPAPPPPPLSRAVIPSKRPRVSLSGGSSRRTKSSFTSSSKRTSSSRTMKVDELQAIKRELTQIKSKVDDLLDSLERMEKDHSKKSEAKSVKTEPGEVTSPPHPSNKDDGSKRERESQVINDSEEDEEDEGDLLEEEEEMKSQEREDDMDDEEEEEGEHVEGDDDGDSVNGEEVL, from the exons ATGGCCGCCAGCAACGTCACCAACAAGACGGACCCGCGCTCCCTCAACTCCCGGGTCTTCATCGGCAACCTCAATACCCTGCTGGTCACCAAGGGCGACGTCGAGGCCATCTTCTCCAAATACGGCAAGATCGTGGGCTGCTCCATCCACAAAGGCTACGCCTTTGTCCAGTTCGCCAATGAGAGGAACGCCCGATCTGCCGTCGACGGAGAGGACGGGAGGATGATTGTTGGACAAGTGCTTG ACATCAACCTGGCCGGAGAACCCAAACCACACAGGTCAAAAACAGGCAAACGCTCGGCTGGAGACATGTACAG CAGTTCCTCATTTGAACTCGACTATGACTTTCAGAGAGATTATTATGACCG AATGTACTCGTACCCGTCCCGTGTGCCggctccccctcccccccccttgtcCCGGGCCGTGATCCCGTCCAAGCGGCCGCGTGTCAGCCTGAGCGGAGGAAGCAGCCGGCGAACCAAGAGCAGCTTCACCTCTTCCTCCAAGAGGACTTCCTCCTCCAGAACCA TGAAAGTGGACGAGCTGCAGGCCATCAAGCGGGAGTTGACCCAAATCAAAAGCAAAGTGGACGACCTGCTGGATAGCTTGGAGCGCATGGAGAAGGACCACAGCAAGAAGTCAG AAGCTAAGAGTGTAAAAACGGAGCCAGGCGAGGTGACTTCACCTCCGCACCCAAGCAACAAGGATGACGGGtccaagagagagagggagagccaggTGATCAACGACTCGGAGGAGGACGAAGAGGACGAGGGAGAcctgctggaggaggaggaagag ATGAAGAGTCAAGAGAGGGAGGACGACATGgacgatgaggaggaggaggaaggcgAACACGTGGAAGGTGACGACGATGGCGACAGTGTCAACGGCGAAGAGGTCTTGTAG
- the LOC116699325 gene encoding heterogeneous nuclear ribonucleoproteins C1/C2 isoform X2, whose amino-acid sequence MDRSPTTASLMAASNVTNKTDPRSLNSRVFIGNLNTLLVTKGDVEAIFSKYGKIVGCSIHKGYAFVQFANERNARSAVDGEDGRMIVGQVLDINLAGEPKPHRSKTGKRSAGDMYSSSSFELDYDFQRDYYDRMYSYPSRVPAPPPPPLSRAVIPSKRPRVSLSGGSSRRTKSSFTSSSKRTSSSRTMKVDELQAIKRELTQIKSKVDDLLDSLERMEKDHSKKSAKSVKTEPGEVTSPPHPSNKDDGSKRERESQVINDSEEDEEDEGDLLEEEEEMKSQEREDDMDDEEEEEGEHVEGDDDGDSVNGEEVL is encoded by the exons ATGGA TCGTTCACCCACCACAGCCAGCCTGATGGCCGCCAGCAACGTCACCAACAAGACGGACCCGCGCTCCCTCAACTCCCGGGTCTTCATCGGCAACCTCAATACCCTGCTGGTCACCAAGGGCGACGTCGAGGCCATCTTCTCCAAATACGGCAAGATCGTGGGCTGCTCCATCCACAAAGGCTACGCCTTTGTCCAGTTCGCCAATGAGAGGAACGCCCGATCTGCCGTCGACGGAGAGGACGGGAGGATGATTGTTGGACAAGTGCTTG ACATCAACCTGGCCGGAGAACCCAAACCACACAGGTCAAAAACAGGCAAACGCTCGGCTGGAGACATGTACAG CAGTTCCTCATTTGAACTCGACTATGACTTTCAGAGAGATTATTATGACCG AATGTACTCGTACCCGTCCCGTGTGCCggctccccctcccccccccttgtcCCGGGCCGTGATCCCGTCCAAGCGGCCGCGTGTCAGCCTGAGCGGAGGAAGCAGCCGGCGAACCAAGAGCAGCTTCACCTCTTCCTCCAAGAGGACTTCCTCCTCCAGAACCA TGAAAGTGGACGAGCTGCAGGCCATCAAGCGGGAGTTGACCCAAATCAAAAGCAAAGTGGACGACCTGCTGGATAGCTTGGAGCGCATGGAGAAGGACCACAGCAAGAAGTCAG CTAAGAGTGTAAAAACGGAGCCAGGCGAGGTGACTTCACCTCCGCACCCAAGCAACAAGGATGACGGGtccaagagagagagggagagccaggTGATCAACGACTCGGAGGAGGACGAAGAGGACGAGGGAGAcctgctggaggaggaggaagag ATGAAGAGTCAAGAGAGGGAGGACGACATGgacgatgaggaggaggaggaaggcgAACACGTGGAAGGTGACGACGATGGCGACAGTGTCAACGGCGAAGAGGTCTTGTAG
- the LOC116699325 gene encoding heterogeneous nuclear ribonucleoproteins C1/C2 isoform X3 produces the protein MDRSPTTASLMAASNVTNKTDPRSLNSRVFIGNLNTLLVTKGDVEAIFSKYGKIVGCSIHKGYAFVQFANERNARSAVDGEDGRMIVGQVLDINLAGEPKPHRSKTGKRSAGDMYSSSFELDYDFQRDYYDRMYSYPSRVPAPPPPPLSRAVIPSKRPRVSLSGGSSRRTKSSFTSSSKRTSSSRTMKVDELQAIKRELTQIKSKVDDLLDSLERMEKDHSKKSEAKSVKTEPGEVTSPPHPSNKDDGSKRERESQVINDSEEDEEDEGDLLEEEEEMKSQEREDDMDDEEEEEGEHVEGDDDGDSVNGEEVL, from the exons ATGGA TCGTTCACCCACCACAGCCAGCCTGATGGCCGCCAGCAACGTCACCAACAAGACGGACCCGCGCTCCCTCAACTCCCGGGTCTTCATCGGCAACCTCAATACCCTGCTGGTCACCAAGGGCGACGTCGAGGCCATCTTCTCCAAATACGGCAAGATCGTGGGCTGCTCCATCCACAAAGGCTACGCCTTTGTCCAGTTCGCCAATGAGAGGAACGCCCGATCTGCCGTCGACGGAGAGGACGGGAGGATGATTGTTGGACAAGTGCTTG ACATCAACCTGGCCGGAGAACCCAAACCACACAGGTCAAAAACAGGCAAACGCTCGGCTGGAGACATGTACAG TTCCTCATTTGAACTCGACTATGACTTTCAGAGAGATTATTATGACCG AATGTACTCGTACCCGTCCCGTGTGCCggctccccctcccccccccttgtcCCGGGCCGTGATCCCGTCCAAGCGGCCGCGTGTCAGCCTGAGCGGAGGAAGCAGCCGGCGAACCAAGAGCAGCTTCACCTCTTCCTCCAAGAGGACTTCCTCCTCCAGAACCA TGAAAGTGGACGAGCTGCAGGCCATCAAGCGGGAGTTGACCCAAATCAAAAGCAAAGTGGACGACCTGCTGGATAGCTTGGAGCGCATGGAGAAGGACCACAGCAAGAAGTCAG AAGCTAAGAGTGTAAAAACGGAGCCAGGCGAGGTGACTTCACCTCCGCACCCAAGCAACAAGGATGACGGGtccaagagagagagggagagccaggTGATCAACGACTCGGAGGAGGACGAAGAGGACGAGGGAGAcctgctggaggaggaggaagag ATGAAGAGTCAAGAGAGGGAGGACGACATGgacgatgaggaggaggaggaaggcgAACACGTGGAAGGTGACGACGATGGCGACAGTGTCAACGGCGAAGAGGTCTTGTAG
- the LOC116699325 gene encoding heterogeneous nuclear ribonucleoproteins C1/C2 isoform X1: MDRSPTTASLMAASNVTNKTDPRSLNSRVFIGNLNTLLVTKGDVEAIFSKYGKIVGCSIHKGYAFVQFANERNARSAVDGEDGRMIVGQVLDINLAGEPKPHRSKTGKRSAGDMYSSSSFELDYDFQRDYYDRMYSYPSRVPAPPPPPLSRAVIPSKRPRVSLSGGSSRRTKSSFTSSSKRTSSSRTMKVDELQAIKRELTQIKSKVDDLLDSLERMEKDHSKKSEAKSVKTEPGEVTSPPHPSNKDDGSKRERESQVINDSEEDEEDEGDLLEEEEEMKSQEREDDMDDEEEEEGEHVEGDDDGDSVNGEEVL, encoded by the exons ATGGA TCGTTCACCCACCACAGCCAGCCTGATGGCCGCCAGCAACGTCACCAACAAGACGGACCCGCGCTCCCTCAACTCCCGGGTCTTCATCGGCAACCTCAATACCCTGCTGGTCACCAAGGGCGACGTCGAGGCCATCTTCTCCAAATACGGCAAGATCGTGGGCTGCTCCATCCACAAAGGCTACGCCTTTGTCCAGTTCGCCAATGAGAGGAACGCCCGATCTGCCGTCGACGGAGAGGACGGGAGGATGATTGTTGGACAAGTGCTTG ACATCAACCTGGCCGGAGAACCCAAACCACACAGGTCAAAAACAGGCAAACGCTCGGCTGGAGACATGTACAG CAGTTCCTCATTTGAACTCGACTATGACTTTCAGAGAGATTATTATGACCG AATGTACTCGTACCCGTCCCGTGTGCCggctccccctcccccccccttgtcCCGGGCCGTGATCCCGTCCAAGCGGCCGCGTGTCAGCCTGAGCGGAGGAAGCAGCCGGCGAACCAAGAGCAGCTTCACCTCTTCCTCCAAGAGGACTTCCTCCTCCAGAACCA TGAAAGTGGACGAGCTGCAGGCCATCAAGCGGGAGTTGACCCAAATCAAAAGCAAAGTGGACGACCTGCTGGATAGCTTGGAGCGCATGGAGAAGGACCACAGCAAGAAGTCAG AAGCTAAGAGTGTAAAAACGGAGCCAGGCGAGGTGACTTCACCTCCGCACCCAAGCAACAAGGATGACGGGtccaagagagagagggagagccaggTGATCAACGACTCGGAGGAGGACGAAGAGGACGAGGGAGAcctgctggaggaggaggaagag ATGAAGAGTCAAGAGAGGGAGGACGACATGgacgatgaggaggaggaggaaggcgAACACGTGGAAGGTGACGACGATGGCGACAGTGTCAACGGCGAAGAGGTCTTGTAG